Proteins from one Gibbsiella quercinecans genomic window:
- a CDS encoding fimbrial protein: MKIIAYLRAGLLFLLPFAAAPTFATCTRVSPAIDAGCDACGVGIGLGRVNLTSTYLQPVGTPLGSSVFNFTTGVRYPDPEKVLYECDASDAGDIYEVFATNGDDRVGGYYDLGALDGYPNYFATYFPYVGIKLTHLNSGLEFTRYWQQTPITSYVTTDAGKIQIRVKDLSPIRADLIRISSLPGQGASYYCGYSASDPTYGMASTSAAASYSCTQPNGYVLFKGPGIAAETIGSDSATNFTTWGTGRWNAMGMGTSPVSTLSYTATCVARNVTPLVLLPTISVSRLNAGETSQAPFTINIECDNAAVSGVASDGTALGLQVPYDAYTKAQELGLVNASGGVSYLLSTGYGTDSSVATGVGIALSNASTGSAMNFVGWLASNPASPSGNAGGWYSVLDGASSNGSTTSGYTHYTTQLTATLTRLPGETVTAGRVDAKAYVWVKVQ; the protein is encoded by the coding sequence ATGAAAATTATTGCCTACCTGCGGGCGGGGTTATTGTTTCTGCTTCCTTTCGCTGCGGCGCCTACCTTTGCCACCTGCACCCGCGTCTCGCCGGCGATCGACGCTGGGTGCGACGCCTGCGGTGTGGGTATCGGGCTTGGCCGGGTGAACCTGACCAGCACCTATCTGCAGCCGGTGGGGACGCCGCTCGGTAGCAGCGTGTTCAACTTTACCACCGGCGTGCGCTATCCCGATCCGGAAAAAGTGCTGTACGAGTGCGACGCCAGTGACGCCGGCGATATCTATGAAGTGTTCGCCACCAACGGTGACGATCGGGTGGGCGGCTATTACGATCTTGGCGCGTTGGACGGCTACCCTAACTATTTCGCCACCTATTTTCCTTATGTCGGCATCAAGCTGACCCATTTGAATTCGGGCCTGGAGTTCACGCGCTACTGGCAACAAACACCGATCACCAGCTACGTGACCACCGACGCCGGCAAGATCCAGATCCGGGTAAAAGACCTCAGCCCGATCCGCGCCGATCTGATCAGGATCAGTTCCCTGCCGGGCCAAGGTGCCAGCTATTATTGCGGCTACAGCGCATCCGATCCCACCTACGGCATGGCCTCTACCAGCGCGGCAGCCAGCTATAGCTGCACCCAGCCAAACGGCTATGTCCTGTTTAAAGGCCCCGGCATCGCTGCAGAAACGATCGGCAGCGATTCGGCCACCAACTTCACTACCTGGGGCACTGGCCGCTGGAACGCCATGGGAATGGGCACCTCACCGGTCTCAACGCTTTCCTATACCGCCACCTGCGTGGCGCGCAACGTCACGCCTCTGGTACTGCTGCCCACAATTTCCGTCAGCCGGTTGAACGCAGGCGAGACGTCTCAGGCGCCGTTCACCATCAATATTGAATGCGATAACGCTGCGGTTTCCGGCGTCGCTTCCGATGGCACCGCCCTCGGCCTGCAAGTGCCTTATGACGCCTATACCAAAGCGCAAGAGCTTGGCCTGGTTAACGCCAGCGGCGGGGTGAGCTACCTGCTCTCTACCGGCTATGGCACCGACAGCAGCGTCGCCACCGGCGTTGGCATTGCGCTTTCCAACGCCAGTACCGGCTCTGCGATGAATTTTGTCGGCTGGCTGGCCAGCAATCCCGCCAGCCCAAGCGGCAACGCCGGGGGCTGGTATTCGGTGCTCGACGGCGCCAGCAGCAACGGCAGCACCACCTCCGGATACACTCACTACACCACCCAACTGACGGCCACCCTGACCCGCCTGCCGGGGGAAACCGTTACCGCAGGGAGGGTGGATGCCAAAGCCTATGTTTGGGTTAAGGTGCAATAA
- a CDS encoding fimbria/pilus outer membrane usher protein, with amino-acid sequence MIMLNTRLSLLARSLFLALPFSCLAQAADDGYTFDASLLRGSVLSNSELSQFNQQDTVKPGHYLVDLFINGVFIERTRVQLVRGKEEKVQPCFDPSQLARFGLKKQPEAAENTCLQPGLDLKDITAQVNIAQLRLDLSIPQAMMNRPPRGSVSADSLDSGETMGFFNYNASQYHVSYRQTQASDLDSTYASLNGGLNLGLWRYRQQSSFRYDKENGNHWDTSRRYVQRAILPLRSEILLGEGFTSGRFFSGLGFRGLQLSSDDRMLPDSLRGYAPVVRGIAKSNARVTVLQGKNTLYETTVAPGPFSINDLYATNYAGDLTVVVTEADGSSSTFTVPFAAVPESIRPGLSRYAATLGRSRYVGDNDLFSEITWQQGLTNALTFNAGNQLADGYQAFMLGGVYSSWLGAFGMNTTYSHASLPDGSTSGWMMHLSYSRTFTPTNTTLSIAGYRYSTEGFRDLNDVLGVRHAAAYGKSWTSDTYRQRSRFEVAFNQGIGPLGNLMLSGSTQDYRDKRGRDNQLQFGWSKTFSNGMALNLSVTKTRTLSNSYNTGAYSYDNIYGNSQTSTTKQTVTALTFSFPLGRSSSAPNVSLLANHSQGQSSNYQAVLSGSVGEEQPVSYGLNFSTDDDTRQNLWGGNLQTRLPYANVTGSASTSRQYWQGSASLQGAVVAHRGGVTLGPYVGDSFALIEAPGANGAKVMDGQGARIDRFGYALAPALTPYHYNTVALNPEGMNSKAELADGQKRVAPYAGATVRLHFNTVRGQALLITAQRPDNGTIPMGTAVLDPTGENIGMVGQANQLYLRSDKAEDTLTLQWGKQANQQCSLHYHAPAAEDAPIQRLSAPCR; translated from the coding sequence ATGATTATGCTTAACACAAGGTTATCGTTGCTTGCCCGCAGCCTGTTTTTAGCATTGCCTTTCAGTTGCCTGGCGCAGGCCGCCGATGACGGTTACACATTCGACGCTTCATTGCTGCGCGGCAGTGTACTCAGCAACAGTGAACTCAGCCAATTTAACCAACAAGATACGGTAAAACCGGGCCACTACCTGGTCGATCTGTTTATCAATGGCGTTTTCATTGAACGCACCCGGGTGCAGTTGGTGCGCGGAAAGGAAGAAAAAGTTCAGCCCTGTTTTGATCCCAGCCAGTTGGCGCGCTTCGGGCTGAAAAAGCAGCCCGAGGCGGCGGAGAACACCTGCCTGCAACCCGGGCTGGATTTGAAAGACATCACCGCGCAGGTGAATATTGCCCAACTCCGCCTGGATCTGAGCATCCCGCAGGCGATGATGAACCGCCCGCCGCGCGGCAGCGTTAGCGCCGATAGCCTGGACAGCGGCGAAACCATGGGTTTTTTCAACTATAACGCCAGCCAGTATCACGTCAGCTACCGGCAAACCCAGGCCAGCGATCTGGACTCCACTTACGCCAGCCTTAACGGCGGCCTCAACCTGGGGCTATGGCGCTACCGCCAGCAATCCAGCTTCCGTTATGACAAGGAAAACGGCAACCACTGGGACACCAGCCGCCGCTATGTACAGCGCGCCATTCTGCCCTTGCGCAGCGAAATCCTGCTGGGTGAAGGCTTTACCAGCGGCCGTTTCTTCTCTGGGCTTGGGTTTCGCGGCCTGCAGCTAAGCTCGGACGATCGCATGCTGCCGGACTCCCTGCGCGGCTATGCGCCAGTGGTGCGCGGCATCGCCAAAAGCAACGCCCGGGTAACGGTGTTGCAGGGCAAAAACACCTTGTATGAAACCACCGTGGCACCCGGCCCTTTCAGCATCAACGATCTGTACGCCACCAACTATGCCGGCGATCTGACGGTGGTGGTCACCGAAGCCGACGGCAGCAGCAGCACCTTTACCGTGCCTTTCGCCGCCGTGCCGGAATCCATTCGCCCTGGCCTTTCGCGCTATGCTGCCACCCTTGGCCGCTCTCGCTACGTCGGGGATAACGATTTGTTCAGCGAAATCACCTGGCAACAGGGGCTGACCAACGCGCTAACCTTCAACGCCGGCAACCAACTGGCCGACGGCTACCAGGCTTTCATGCTGGGCGGCGTTTATAGCAGTTGGCTGGGGGCGTTTGGCATGAACACCACCTATTCGCACGCCAGCCTGCCGGATGGCAGCACCAGCGGCTGGATGATGCACCTGTCCTACAGCCGGACGTTCACGCCAACCAACACCACGCTCTCTATCGCCGGCTACCGTTATTCCACTGAAGGGTTCCGCGATCTGAACGACGTGCTGGGCGTACGCCATGCCGCCGCCTACGGCAAGAGCTGGACATCCGATACCTATCGCCAGCGCTCGCGCTTTGAAGTGGCGTTCAACCAGGGGATCGGCCCGCTGGGCAACCTGATGCTATCCGGCTCGACCCAGGATTACCGCGACAAGCGCGGCCGCGATAACCAGTTACAGTTCGGCTGGAGCAAAACCTTCAGCAATGGCATGGCACTTAACCTGTCCGTGACCAAAACGCGCACGCTGAGCAACAGCTACAACACGGGTGCCTATAGCTATGACAACATCTATGGCAATTCGCAGACCAGCACCACGAAACAGACCGTTACCGCGCTGACGTTCAGCTTCCCGCTGGGGCGTTCATCCTCGGCGCCAAATGTTTCGCTGCTGGCTAACCATAGCCAGGGGCAAAGCAGCAACTACCAGGCCGTGCTTTCCGGCAGCGTTGGCGAGGAACAGCCCGTCAGCTATGGGCTTAACTTTTCCACCGACGACGATACCCGGCAAAACCTGTGGGGCGGTAACCTGCAAACCCGCCTGCCATACGCCAACGTGACCGGTTCCGCTTCCACCTCGCGCCAATACTGGCAGGGCTCGGCATCGCTACAAGGCGCCGTGGTGGCGCACCGTGGCGGCGTAACGCTTGGGCCGTACGTGGGCGACAGCTTCGCGCTGATCGAAGCGCCGGGCGCCAACGGTGCGAAGGTGATGGATGGCCAGGGTGCACGAATCGATCGTTTCGGCTATGCGTTGGCGCCGGCATTAACCCCTTATCACTACAATACCGTGGCCCTGAACCCAGAAGGGATGAACAGCAAAGCAGAGCTGGCAGACGGGCAAAAACGCGTGGCGCCCTATGCCGGCGCTACGGTAAGGCTCCACTTCAACACCGTGCGCGGCCAGGCGCTGCTGATTACCGCGCAGCGCCCCGACAACGGCACCATCCCAATGGGAACCGCCGTGTTAGATCCCACTGGCGAGAACATCGGTATGGTGGGCCAGGCCAATCAGCTCTATCTGCGCAGTGACAAAGCCGAGGATACGTTGACGCTGCAATGGGGCAAACAGGCAAACCAGCAGTGCAGCCTGCATTACCACGCACCTGCGGCGGAAGATGCGCCGATCCAACGGTTGAGCGCGCCATGCCGATAA
- a CDS encoding molecular chaperone: MAHTARTATHLVVLLLCLLFTTLNTASASVTLLGNRVIYPAQAREKTLQFSNDDATPALIQIWLDINNPKSTPETADAPFIASPQIFRMEPHSGQMARLVFSGQKTLPTDRESLFHLNFLQVPAVKQTDSDKNKLMLLLTNRLKVFYRPEGLAGEANHVVDQLTIQRAGKALRVSNPTPYYANISYAAAEMGGKHAKIPQAEMIAPFSEATWPLAQFPAGEVKITLRVVNDYGVEVTRTLTPSH, from the coding sequence ATGGCGCACACAGCACGCACAGCTACTCATCTGGTGGTACTTCTGTTATGCCTGCTATTTACCACTTTAAATACCGCTTCCGCCAGCGTAACCCTGCTCGGCAACCGGGTGATTTACCCTGCCCAGGCACGTGAGAAAACGCTGCAATTCAGCAATGACGACGCCACGCCGGCGTTGATCCAGATCTGGCTGGACATCAACAACCCGAAGTCCACGCCGGAAACCGCAGACGCCCCTTTTATTGCCTCGCCGCAGATCTTCCGTATGGAACCGCACAGTGGGCAGATGGCTCGCCTGGTGTTTAGCGGGCAAAAGACGCTGCCCACCGATCGCGAATCGCTGTTCCATCTTAATTTTCTACAGGTGCCGGCAGTGAAGCAAACAGACAGCGATAAAAACAAGCTGATGCTGCTGCTGACCAACCGGCTGAAAGTTTTTTATCGCCCTGAAGGGCTGGCCGGAGAAGCCAATCACGTCGTTGACCAATTAACTATCCAACGTGCCGGCAAGGCGCTGCGGGTCAGCAACCCGACGCCGTATTACGCCAACATCAGCTATGCCGCGGCCGAAATGGGCGGCAAGCACGCCAAGATCCCGCAGGCGGAGATGATCGCGCCCTTTTCAGAAGCCACTTGGCCGCTGGCGCAGTTTCCGGCGGGGGAAGTAAAGATCACGCTGCGCGTGGTCAACGATTACGGAGTTGAGGTTACGCGCACGCTTACACCATCACACTAA
- a CDS encoding fimbrial protein, protein MKLKLVALTLIAFSGAAFADSANTVQFKGEVSTQTCSVNINGNESNPVVLLPTVAASTLATAGTSNGDTTFTVNVTGCTANATSSTAIKTVFAGNNVTSNGNLGNTGTASNVSIQLLDSDASTPLSFSSGSVATSSAMTLASGTDTSTSQNLVARYYAESTGVTAGSVIATAQYAITYQ, encoded by the coding sequence ATGAAACTGAAATTAGTTGCACTCACCTTGATCGCGTTCTCTGGCGCCGCTTTTGCAGACTCTGCAAACACGGTTCAATTTAAAGGCGAGGTCAGCACTCAGACCTGTTCTGTTAATATTAATGGCAATGAATCTAACCCAGTAGTATTACTGCCAACGGTTGCCGCAAGCACTCTGGCTACCGCAGGTACATCGAATGGTGATACTACTTTCACGGTAAACGTAACGGGTTGTACTGCTAATGCAACTAGCAGCACGGCGATTAAAACGGTATTTGCCGGCAACAACGTCACCAGCAACGGCAACCTGGGCAACACCGGTACCGCCTCGAACGTATCTATCCAACTGCTGGATAGTGACGCCTCCACACCGTTGTCCTTCTCCTCTGGTTCCGTTGCAACCAGCAGCGCCATGACGCTGGCTTCAGGTACGGATACGTCCACCTCACAGAACCTGGTTGCCCGTTATTACGCGGAAAGCACCGGCGTGACCGCGGGTTCAGTTATTGCGACAGCGCAATACGCCATCACCTATCAATAA
- a CDS encoding helix-turn-helix transcriptional regulator translates to MSVIYVDQSPLCWYGIKSLLPRRVFSLPFPSVNQLNSLGLLPELVIMDFPRKIYLFNEYVLFLNYLRCCNPNLKTLFFIDNASPLALSLIARTSPDALLHKGEKLPTVRDACLGLLQQRKPAGGGRLWGMPKPAAITRGEALVLSEVSRSANVATVARRLNLNPKTVYAHLGSAGRKLGLRNRVELLKMIASCR, encoded by the coding sequence ATGAGCGTTATTTATGTTGATCAATCGCCGTTATGTTGGTATGGAATAAAATCGTTATTGCCGCGAAGAGTATTTTCCTTGCCATTCCCCAGTGTTAATCAGTTAAACTCTCTGGGTTTATTACCCGAATTGGTGATTATGGATTTCCCTCGGAAAATTTATCTTTTCAATGAGTATGTTCTATTTTTAAATTATCTCCGTTGCTGTAATCCGAATCTTAAAACGTTATTTTTTATCGATAATGCCTCTCCACTGGCGCTGTCGCTGATTGCCAGAACCTCACCGGACGCCCTGTTGCACAAGGGGGAAAAATTGCCGACGGTACGCGATGCCTGCCTTGGGCTGTTGCAGCAGAGGAAACCGGCGGGCGGCGGCCGGTTATGGGGGATGCCGAAGCCCGCTGCCATCACCCGTGGCGAAGCGCTGGTGCTTTCTGAAGTATCCCGTAGTGCCAATGTCGCCACCGTGGCGCGGCGATTAAACCTGAACCCAAAAACGGTCTATGCCCATTTGGGCAGCGCCGGGCGGAAATTAGGCCTGCGCAACCGCGTTGAACTGCTCAAAATGATAGCATCGTGTCGTTAG
- a CDS encoding phytanoyl-CoA dioxygenase family protein, whose protein sequence is MINFILSNKYQKDEVIMTALYFMHEDQISIEDFKAFCDQSVNISEYPLASEAVSDVLIYNQLTLAAAAKRDKKAVLSELHRALSYGPGVFIVRGLYGDEESVDRTSRVFEEIMRAEAKAKIRANRFPQAGNSQRILQALQKLAAASPEAFVDYYANPMLNLICQAWLGPTWLMASQVHQVRPGSAVQLPQRDAHLSIQQSAFAAEFPIPVQLLSQYLTLRGVIAHTDVPLACGPMRLLPWSHQYELIYMAYHRADFSEYFTEHFVQVPLNKGDGLFFNPALFHTEGNNATTDRVRTANLLQVSSAFCVPREEIDHEQILHNIYPLLKNSTLTADALDSVINTAARGYAFPSNFDAEPSLGTREPKNQQALVREALSNAWSLEKFQHKLAENSEKRAM, encoded by the coding sequence ATGATAAATTTCATTTTATCTAATAAATATCAAAAGGATGAGGTCATTATGACAGCGCTCTACTTTATGCATGAAGACCAGATCTCTATTGAAGATTTCAAAGCCTTTTGTGATCAAAGTGTCAATATTTCAGAGTATCCTTTGGCGAGCGAAGCCGTATCCGATGTCCTTATTTATAATCAGCTAACGTTGGCGGCGGCGGCTAAGCGGGATAAAAAAGCGGTCTTAAGCGAACTTCACCGAGCGCTCTCTTATGGCCCAGGCGTTTTTATTGTGCGCGGGTTGTACGGTGATGAAGAAAGCGTTGATCGCACTTCACGCGTCTTTGAAGAGATTATGCGGGCGGAAGCAAAAGCGAAAATTCGGGCCAATCGTTTCCCGCAGGCTGGTAATAGCCAACGCATCTTGCAGGCGCTGCAAAAACTGGCCGCAGCCAGCCCCGAAGCCTTCGTCGACTATTATGCCAACCCGATGTTGAACTTGATTTGCCAAGCATGGCTCGGCCCCACCTGGCTCATGGCCTCGCAGGTGCATCAGGTTCGCCCTGGGAGCGCGGTGCAACTGCCGCAGCGCGATGCTCACCTCAGCATTCAGCAAAGCGCATTTGCCGCGGAATTCCCCATTCCCGTGCAGCTTCTGTCGCAGTATCTGACGCTACGGGGCGTGATTGCGCATACTGATGTACCGCTCGCCTGCGGCCCTATGCGGTTGCTGCCCTGGTCGCATCAATACGAACTGATCTATATGGCGTATCACCGCGCAGATTTTAGTGAATATTTCACCGAACATTTCGTACAAGTGCCGCTCAATAAAGGTGACGGTCTGTTTTTCAACCCGGCGCTATTTCATACCGAGGGCAATAATGCCACTACCGATCGGGTGAGAACGGCCAACCTGTTGCAAGTGTCTTCTGCCTTTTGCGTTCCGCGGGAAGAAATTGACCATGAGCAAATCCTGCACAACATCTACCCGCTGTTAAAAAACAGCACGCTGACCGCAGATGCGCTCGATAGCGTGATCAACACTGCGGCGCGCGGATATGCCTTCCCCTCCAACTTCGACGCCGAGCCGTCGTTAGGCACCCGAGAGCCTAAAAACCAGCAGGCGTTGGTACGCGAAGCCCTCAGTAATGCGTGGAGCCTGGAAAAATTCCAGCACAAGCTGGCGGAAAACAGCGAAAAAAGGGCCATGTAA
- a CDS encoding substrate-binding domain-containing protein has product MPKFTQKQISAQSGLSLATIDRALHNRGHVHPQTLHRIQQAIVDLELQQKISLAQGRTLYFDVIIHAPERFSELVRAAFSSQISSFNSFKIQLRFHCSEHMSVDEAEQLLKKCSLNTHGIILKAMNSEKLIPVINNLIKQRIPVVTIVTDIIGSARLRYIGMDNFNAGKSSAFLMAKWLANDKCTIAAITGSQNFIGEQERIQGFVEGMKTFAPQSEIKIIADGFGIDHLMYACLKTFLREHPQIDAVYTVGGGNSGILRAFSERNIQLKAVIGHDLDRENRALMQAGKIDALIDHNLQLDAQHAFKTLLEFHGFLPAESNHASYSRINIIMRFNMYA; this is encoded by the coding sequence ATGCCTAAATTTACGCAGAAACAGATTTCCGCTCAGTCAGGCTTAAGCCTGGCGACCATAGATCGCGCGTTGCACAACCGCGGGCACGTGCATCCACAAACGTTGCACCGCATTCAGCAAGCAATAGTCGATCTTGAATTGCAGCAAAAAATCAGCTTGGCGCAGGGAAGAACCCTCTATTTTGATGTGATCATTCACGCCCCCGAGCGGTTCAGCGAACTGGTGAGAGCGGCGTTCAGCAGCCAGATATCCAGTTTTAATTCATTTAAAATTCAGCTGCGTTTTCACTGCAGTGAACATATGTCGGTGGACGAGGCCGAGCAGTTATTAAAAAAATGCTCGTTAAATACGCACGGTATCATCTTGAAGGCGATGAATTCGGAAAAGCTCATCCCGGTGATTAATAACCTGATTAAACAACGCATCCCGGTTGTGACTATCGTGACGGATATCATCGGCAGCGCCCGGCTGCGTTATATCGGTATGGATAATTTTAACGCAGGGAAATCTTCCGCGTTTCTGATGGCCAAATGGCTGGCGAACGATAAGTGCACAATTGCCGCCATTACCGGCAGCCAGAATTTCATCGGCGAGCAGGAAAGGATCCAGGGCTTTGTGGAAGGGATGAAGACATTTGCGCCACAGAGTGAAATCAAGATCATTGCCGATGGATTTGGCATCGATCACCTGATGTACGCGTGCTTAAAAACGTTCCTGCGTGAGCACCCCCAGATTGATGCGGTATACACCGTCGGCGGCGGCAACAGTGGTATCTTGCGTGCCTTTAGCGAGCGGAATATTCAGCTAAAAGCCGTTATCGGCCACGATCTCGATCGTGAAAATAGAGCATTAATGCAGGCGGGGAAAATCGATGCGCTGATCGACCATAATCTGCAGCTTGATGCACAGCACGCGTTTAAAACCCTGCTGGAGTTTCATGGTTTTTTGCCTGCCGAGAGCAACCATGCTTCGTATTCCCGCATTAACATCATCATGCGCTTTAATATGTATGCCTGA